AGAGCAAGTATAATAAAATcgctataagagataaaatacTATATATTTttacttagttggaggagagagattagGAGAGAGATTAGGAGAGAGAAGTGAAGTGGCTCTCGTGCAAGacctagctctagcacgtgctcctaaacACTTTGTGAGAATAAAATGTGGATCATATATTGTAAAATTACTATATTTTTATAGTTAATTATTGTATATACCCTAGCTATAGGTTAACTATAGATGAAGTAGCAAATTGCTATGTGCGGTTGCCGACTACACTATTATTCTTACTCTAAGCCCAACCAACAACATCAGTTTTACCTTGCCCAATCTCGTTGAAACGTACGCCACATAAATTGGACACGCGcaccatgcatgcaaaatgcatGTGGTGGGAGCATGTCATGTCAAGTCGAAATTAGTGGATGCATGTATGCTTTCGATTTCGAAATATGGCCATGTACATTCTTGTCACGCATCACCATACGTGATATTATGACAAGTGCAACTACCTTTCATGGCCAATTGGCCATTTGTGATATTTGACAAGTATAGATATATAGCAAATTTGGGTCATTCAGTAGAAATATAAAGAGTCAACTAACTGAACACACATCATTACTTGAGAAAAACCCAGATCGTTGGCTTGCCTGATCTGTGAAGTGAAAAGAAAGGTCAGGTAGCCGTGTTTATATCTCTCTGGGTCAGGTTCATCCTCGGGACTTCTCGATTTTGTTGTGGAGGATTCGAAAACAATGGATTCTTTTTTGCTATGTGTACACACACATCGTGCTGCTCCCAAGTGCCAATTGACATTCTTACTGAGCTTTATTTAGTTTTGAACATCCCAGGGAATATCGATGAGATAAAGCTAGTGTGCTTTCTCACACAGGATAGCCCAAATCCTATCTAAAATCTTAAATTTGAAACCCATCAGCCCGTCAAGATCACTCTCGCAAACGGGCCAGCCTGACAAGAAGAAATTTAACCGAGATAGAACACATGTCAGTTTCAACAAACAGAAATATCCAAACGAGACAGAGATCCATACCAGGTATAAAGTATAAACAGTTAGACCTTGACAAGTTACTCATATAATTACATCATATAATTACAGTTAGACCTTGACAAGTTACTCATATAATTACAACAAACCCACGGCACAATTGTGAGTAGGTAAGAGGAAAAAATGAATTGCACGTCAAAGGAGAACCCTTATATGacagaagaaaaaaaaagttaTTACATCAGCAGAACATGTCCTTTCTGCAATGTTTACATGAGCACTGAGCACATCTTACTTAGCTCTACAGATTTCTTCAGGCATCTCAGTTCTACCACTACCGCTGCAAGGGAGCCTGCTTCGACGAACCGTTTGGAGGAGATTTCCCCAGAACATTCAAAGACTTCATCCGTTGCAGCTCCTTACCTGCGATATAGTGTTAAGAGTGTGCCACACAATGCACTTTCCTGAAATGGATACAGAGCAACTGATTTTGGTAACAACATGTCTCTGCCCTAAATACATGCCAAATGGGTACAAAGCAACTGATTTTTGTAACATGTTCCCTACCCTAAATACATGCCAAATTGTCGCTATCCTAATGCACTAGATGGTAAATGCATGTCACATATTCAGATGCTGGATATCACTCAGGACTTCTTGCATCGAGATTTAAGTAAACTATGAGGCGTTTATTAAAGCTGCAGCTTGTAGAAGGCTCTTAGTGATGATTCCCCTGACACACTAATACTGTAACTCAAGAGTTGTGGTTTTATATCTTGCTTAGCATAGGCCATGAGGAGGTGTTTCAGAGGAGGTTAGGCAATACAGTGGTGTGCACATTGCACTGCAATGGACAAAACatacatgagatacagtgcatcagATACTACACCTAGCAACAAGGTTACCACCATATCAAACAATTTAAATTTTGCAGCATAAATATGCAACAAGATAAGAGTCATAAGACCGTCTAACTGAACTATAAGCTCGAGAGAATGATATTATAGATATGGCAAGTGGTGTATCACCTTCCCCCACTAGGAGGTGGATTGCCCTTTTCTCCAGCTCAATTGCATGCAAGCTCCGACCAGCTGCTGAGAGTGACCTAAGCACTATAATTAAGGGAAAGAAGTCAATACTCTGAGACTGAGAAAAAAATACAAAATACAAATTACTATGGTGCCAACCAAATGGCTTACTTTGCATATAACCCTCCTGGGGTGACCGGTCACAGTTCTCCAAATATGTCTGTAACCGAATATATCTCTCGCTCCAGTATGGATTTTGGTTGCCTGACATATGGATATCACCTTCAACAGTGGTACCAGGAGTAACCAGTGGCTCATTAGCAGGAATAACTGCAGGTTCATTTTCTTCGGGTGCAGTTTCTGCATTTGTTTTTTCAGGGGATTCAGATGGCACTGGCCCTAGAGGTTCAGCAATGGGAGATGCCATTTCAGATGGCACTAGCCCTACAGGTTCAGTAATAGGAGGTGGCAGTTCTGGCCTATTGATCTGGTCATGTTGCACCGTTTGACATTCCTCCTTCTCTTTTATTCCAGATTCAGCAATAGGAGGTGGCAGTTCTGGCTTATTGACCTGCTCATTTTGCACACCTTGCCGTTCTTCCTGCTGTTTTGTTCCAGATTCAGCAATATGAGGTGCCACTTCTGGCCTATTGAGCTGACCATGTTGCACCATTTgccgctcctcctcctctttTATTCCAGATTCAGCAATAGGAGGTGGAACTTCAGGCTTATTGATATGATCATGTTGCACCCGCCGTTCATCCTGCTCTTTTGTTTTCCCGCTTccattatacttcaactcttgacAAGAGTTCACTTGACTATGCTCAGTTTCCTTCTGCTCTTTTGTTTTGTCTCTCTCATTACCCTTCAACTCCTGAGAAGAGCTCACTTTACTATGTTCAGTTTCCACATTTTGCTGTTCTTCATGCTCTTTTGTTTTGTCTCTTCCATTACCCTTCAACTCCTGAGAGGAGTTCACTTTACTATGTTCAGTTTCCACCTTTTTTTGTTCTTCATGCTCTTTTGTTTTCTCGCTTCCATTATCCTTCAACTCTTGACAAGAGTTCACTTGACTATGTCCAGTTTCCTTCTGCTCTCTTCCATTAACCTTCAACTCCTGAGAAGAGCTCACTTTACTATGTTCAGTTTCCACATTTTGCTGTTCTTCATGCTCTTTTGTTTTGTCTCTTCCATTACCCTTCAATTCCTGAGAAGAGTTCACTTTACTATGTTCAGTTTCCACATTTCGCTGTTCTTCATGCTCTTTTGTTTTGCCTCTTCCATTACCCTTCAACTCCTGAGAAGAGTTCACTTTACTATGTTCAGTTTCTACTTTTCGTCTTACATAAACATTATGATAAACGGGGCTTGAAGAAGCATCAGTATGCAGCCGTTTTGTGCCCACGGCCTTTAAATTATCTTCAGAAGGTCCTTTGTCCTTTGGCACCAGAGAAGTGCCTTGAGACATATTTACGACTTTTATACCTTTATTTAGCAGCTCACGTGAAGATGCTATTTTCGCCGAGAATGCTAATTGCTTGTCACTAGATTATATGGCTCCTCCAAGAATTTTCTACATTATACTCATCAGTGTTGATAGAACCTGAAATACATGGAAGAGCTTTCAATCAGCAAGATGATTAGCAAAAAAACCCTTATTGTTCAAATAATGGCAAGAAAAGaagaacactttaacattatagtTGACTGGTGAGTTCAGACTTTTGTCTCTCTTTTATTGCAGGTTCATAAGATTGAAACATGCATTTTGATTGGGACTTTAATTTTGAAAAGAAAGTGACAAATGCTTGATGGCTAAATAGAACAGTGTTCTAACATttatttgaaaaaaaaatctacATTATAAAGTACACAGCAATGATTTAAGCATCAGCAAGTTATTGACTAACCATAGCATCTAATGCATCGATTGCATGGTTTAGTTTCACCAAATTCCAAACAATATCACTGTAGTGTTTAACCAAGCTCATGCTGCCAATTTTTCAAAGAACGTGCAAAAAGCATTTGCAAACCATTTTATTAGGAGAAGCAGGAGAGATACAAGAGAAACATGGCAACAAGTGATCACGGTATCAGCACGCATACAATACGTGCATGCAAAAAGAGCAACACACGATACAACTACTAGACATTACTCCTCACGGTAGCTCAACCCCTGTCTCCACCGCTCCACCTCTACTTTGATACCTCATGCTACAGCTAGAAGATCATGGCTCTCGTCTTCGAACAGCCTGCTGTTTCTTGCATTCCCATGATACATGTAGCACAACCATGGAGTCAAAGTCCTTCTGGCTTTTCTCTGGCATTTGCTTctggcttttttttttcttttttttttggatttggCTGTTTCTTGCTATCCTCTAGCGACAGGTCCACTATGAAGTTGTACGTCAAGGCGATGATGTAAATGTGCCCATTCCACGTAATGCGGGCAGCCAGAGGGCAAGTCAAAGGAAGAACATGCACCCAAACGGAGCCCTAGCTCTAGCACACTCCTGATTTAGCAGTTTTCCTCGAGATTACTAAAAAGCTGTTTCTCCTGCTATCCTCTAGCGACCGGTCCACTATGAAGTACGTCAAGGCGATGCTGTAAACGTGCCCATTCCACTGTAAGGCGGGCAGCCAGAGGGCAAGCAAGTCAAAGGAAGAACATGCACCCCAACAGAGCCCTAGCTTTAGCACACTCCTGATTTAGCAGTTTTCCTCGAGATTACAAAAAAGGACAGACTCAGACTTAGTGCTAGAAGCTTCCACACTAGGTGGGGTCATAGAGGCAAGCCTTACCCCTGCAAAGTGCAATGCAAAGAGGCTGCGTCGAACCCAGGACCTCTTGGCACATGTGGGGAGTACTTCGGCACTGCGCCAGGCCTGCCCTTCGAGATTACAATGGAATGTTTTTTCTGTTTAGCACCCCAGCGGAGCCCTAGCTTCAGTACGCTCCTGATTTAGCACTTTTCCTCAAGATtactattgaatgttttttctgttTAGAAAAGAACTAGATACTTTTCTAGCAATAATTTATATAAACCTTCTCTGAGTTCTCTACAATGAAAGAAGGAACATATCGACATGTTTAACCTAGGTAGTCAACTAAGGAAACAAATCATTAGATATAAAACTAACTGCCAAAAAACAGCCTGAATAATCCATGGTTTAAAACTAAACTCAGCTCCAATACTCCAATACTATCGTAACAATAAACATATACTATCTAATGCTAGATCTACCACTAATAATTTGCATACGAGAAAACAATGATTACATGAGAAGATTCATTTTCATGTGGGCCAAGCTTGTAAATgctgaaatacatgtagatgtgcaAGATTGATAATTTCCAGGATACTCCTAATGACAACAATGATAATAGACGAATAATTCCCAGACATGGAACATCAGACTTGGCCAGCAATAATGTAAGAAGGGGCTTTGGGTGACAGTGAAGTAAGGAAAATGTAGGAGCACGGCAAAAACAATGTAGGACGATGTCATATACAGTGAACAGGTAGTTTAGGTGCCAGGGGGGAAACTATTAAGAATCGAAGTATATCTCTGTATAACCATGAAAACTATAATCAGGATTGCACAAGAACTCTTGTTAAATCATGAAATCGCATCGACCTAAAAATGATCCAGACATTCATGTTTTAATACTTAGTGTAAATTCAATTATCAGCTCATTTATACATGAACAGCATGTCCAAAATGACAACAGAAAACATGTTAACTGAATGGTAATGCATGAACTTCCCCACCGGACTAGATTTTGAAATGATGGCTCATTAGTTGCTGCACATATAGTCATGAGTTACCTGTCATATTATGCAGTTTATTCAATAAGGTATTGCAAATTAAAGTCGAACTTTGACGGTTAACTTTTATCGGTACATCATTAGTAGCTACATAATATGACATGTAACTCACCTTATTGAATAAAAGAACTTCCAAATACAGTATAGTAGCATGATATGCCACCTTAGTGTCACTAAACAGCAAGTGTTTCACATACAGTATGGTAATACTAAGTATTAGATCTAATGAAACTGAGCAACCATGTATGTAGTGCAGACGGCAGTAAACTATGCAAAACTAATCATAGTATTTTTTGTTAACACTAGACAGTAAGCATTTTAGTCTAATTTTTTTTTATGTTGAAATGCCAAGCTGTATGATTTTCAAGTATAAAGCATGGAAGCTTATAAGCCAGAATTTGATCATCATAACTTCACCAGTTTTTTACCAAAAGCTGAGTTATCCTTTATTTTCCAATGATAGCAAAAGCACCAAAGAAGGACCACATGCGGTACTAATACAGAAGTACAATTTTGAAGTCTCCATTCTAATCATAACCTTTCTCTTGAATCGAAGGTCTTTTCATGATATTCAGAGACCAAGAAAAACATTAAATTACTTTTCTCGACACATGAAAGGTGTACGCGCAATGAATTACCTTCACTGTAAATCACATACCGAGTGGTGGTAGAAGTGCAAAAAAATCCCATTCCACTTAATTATTTATGCCAGTAACTACCAAAAATAGCGCACATTCACATCCATAGATGATTAGATCAACACACGGAAACAGACCACGTGCATCATAATGATTGAATAATAAAATGGAGATAGGCGGGAAAATCCCGGATTTTTTGTAACTAAGCTGATCATATCATATCCTGCCGACTCATCCCATATTTCTGGTGGCAGCTTCTTCCCATTCACAAACAATAAAATTGGATAATCAAAGTGGGGCAAACACCAAGGTACCGACTGAGTAGCTAATTTGTTGGTCACATGGATATGTTTCTTTAACAAACACTTACTGCTAGCTCGCAAGTGATGAAATCTAGAGTTAACCTAACTTTCCCTCATTTACTTATTTCCATTAGCAGCTACGCATTCAAGACTTCACTTCTAGGTAACCAACCAGAGGGGAAAATGATAAAGCTCGGTCACAATGTGAACTGGCACTTGGAGGAACAGCTAAAcgtttcatcatacactaaaaacCTAACCAGATGATCAATTACTATCCGAATTATAAAGTCGACTAATAGAGCCGGGCGCGCGCTCGGATGCTGCGACCCCTGCTGATTCCCTCGAACGTAATTTTAACCCTTTTTAAACACCAACCCTGCTACTACCAGCACGCCCAAATCGATCGGGCGCGGGGCGAAAGGAAGACTCACCCAATGCCGGCGATGgcagtggcggtggtggtggggtgCCGCCGGTCCGGCCGTTGGAAGAGCCCCCGCACTGGCGCGTGCTGTACTGGAGACGCTCGCGCGCGCGAGGGAGCGACACGGAGGAGTGGGGGGACTGAACGCCGGTGAGGAGGCGGAGCGCGGTTGGGCGATCGGCGATGGGAGTGGAGGGGACGAGGATTCGAGGGAGAGATTAAGCGAGATTATGGTGTTGATTTGATTTGGGGGGAATGGAAGGGAAGGAATCCAACGGAAAAATTGTGGCGCTGCCTCAGACGTCGGATCGGGGAGGGGGCAATGGACGGTCAGGGTGGTTTCCCCGGCCAGCGACATGGGAAAagtgtggcgcggatgatgcatgTGGTATTTTTTTCTCTTGATGACAAATCCCACTTCCAATAGAACTAATGCCTTTTCTGATCTCTCGGTAAAACAATTTTCCAATTTGATCCCTAAGTTTGACGTTACAAAGACTGGTCGAAATTGTGCAAGTAGGCGCCAAGCTTTTTCGGCCTAGAGTGGCTTCAAGTAGTTCGGTGCCAAAGCCATTGCAACCGACCTAGCTTCGGCGCCAGTATGGCGAGTTTCAGCGATGAAAACAACGGAGATCCCTCTATGAAGCCGAATCTAGGTTAGATTTCAAAATAGTTTTGTCAAGGATTCATATGCAGTATTATTTTTATCAAAGCGTCATATTTTTGGCTATATGTTTACCGTAGACCCATTTGCAAGCCTTAAAACACTAACAAGTGATACGGAGTACATAGCTAAtacagtactccctccgttcctttctataatgcctattgttttttagcatttgtttcagaatataagagtaaagctatgtttttttttgcaaaaaaccccTTCCACCGATCAGGTCAAGTCTAGAAAATCTGGAAACCGATCTGGTCATGTATTTCtgagatctgttttcagtttcctattttgtctgtgatatcgttagggggttttgtgtgaaaaaatggcttgcgctaatttccgtgccaaaaaacaataggcactatagaaaggaacagagggagtattatccTAGATTTATCTAGATTaacatgtatctatacactaaaatgCGTCTATATCCATACGATATCTTAACAAATCTGTTACATTTATTATAAACAGGGACAACAGGTGATGCATTACGTTGTTTCTACTCTGAAATTAGTGATGCTTTAGATTTTGATCCCTAGATTTTTCAGAATCTGCAACTGAATAATCTGAATACATTTCCGACACGAATTCACACCTAGGTCGTGGCTGGCTCATCGTGAGAAACAAGTTGTGCGCCGTACGCCGGTCTTGCTTCGAAACGGCAAGTTCGTCAGGTGCTCCGTTCGATCTTCAGGTTCAGAAGGAGAGCAACGCCTCCAAGCGGAAGAAGTGCGGAACGCCTCTCCGGCCACCCTCTGCTGGATcgcgactcctcctcctcctctcggtaAGGAAGCCCCTCGCTCTGCCTAGATCGCTCGTCGCCACGACCTTCTGCCATGATAGATTTGATCCAATCCAGCCCGGTCTCATCTTCTTCGAGACCGGTCTCGCTTCCGGTACATAGGTAGGGCTGTCATGGCGAGGGGGGTTGTGTTGAAAGGCCTCAGGCCGATCTTTATTAAGAAGAAAGAAGTGTGTTACAGCAAGCTGCTGTCAGCTCCGAGGCAGAGCAATGCAGCGAATATTCAGCAACCAGATAGGCCTGGGCTGCAGAAAGAGTAGCAAACAGCTACTGAAACTACAGAGCTACAGCATAAGAGAGAAACACGACACAGCCATAGGCAACAAGGAAGAAGACTGCAGTACAACTACTCAATGGCAACGATCAGGCCAGCAGATCTCCAGATAGCGATGTCGTCCCTGATGCCATCAAAAACCTCCTCAGCTGAGTGTTGTGCACCCTCAAAAATTCTTGCGTTTCTTTCCTTCCAAATCTTCCAATGTACCAGGATGACAACGGTGTCAAAGTCACGTCGCAGCAGCTTGGGGACCTGCTTCCTCGCTTTAAGCCACCAGTCCTCTGTGGTGTGGAAGCTCGGACCGGGGGCACGGAAGGTTGCCGCCGACCAGGTTCTAAGTTTGCGCCAGACCGTAGAGGTGAACCTGCAATGGTCGAACAAATGAGCACAAGTTTCAGCACCCGACCAACACAACTGGCATGAGCCAGCGTTAGGCCACCCGCGGCGCTGGAGATTGTCCGCCGTCAGACACCTCTGGTGCACCACCAGCCACATAAAAAACTTGCAACGAGGCGGGGCCTTGGATTTCCAGATCGGTCTCGCGCAGGGGAAGCTTCTATTAGCCGCAAAGAACAGGC
This region of Lolium perenne isolate Kyuss_39 chromosome 2, Kyuss_2.0, whole genome shotgun sequence genomic DNA includes:
- the LOC127336796 gene encoding uncharacterized protein isoform X2, whose protein sequence is MSQGTSLVPKDKGPSEDNLKAVGTKRLHTDASSSPVYHNVYVRRKVETEHSKVNSSQELKGNGRGKTKEHEEQRNVETEHSKVNSSQELKGNGRDKTKEHEEQQNVETEHSKVSSSQELKVNGREQKETGHSQVNSCQELKDNGSEKTKEHEEQKKVETEHSKVNSSQELKGNGRDKTKEHEEQQNVETEHSKVSSSQELKGNERDKTKEQKETEHSQVNSCQELKYNGSGKTKEQDERRVQHDHINKPEVPPPIAESGIKEEEERQMVQHGQLNRPEVAPHIAESGTKQQEERQGVQNEQVNKPELPPPIAESGIKEKEECQTVQHDQINRPELPPPITEPVGLVPSEMASPIAEPLGPVPSESPEKTNAETAPEENEPAVIPANEPLVTPGTTVEGDIHMSGNQNPYWSERYIRLQTYLENCDRSPQEGYMQMLRSLSAAGRSLHAIELEKRAIHLLVGEGKCIVWHTLNTISQVRSCNG
- the LOC127336796 gene encoding uncharacterized protein isoform X1 — protein: MSQGTSLVPKDKGPSEDNLKAVGTKRLHTDASSSPVYHNVYVRRKVETEHSKVNSSQELKGNGRGKTKEHEEQRNVETEHSKVNSSQELKGNGRDKTKEHEEQQNVETEHSKVSSSQELKVNGREQKETGHSQVNSCQELKDNGSEKTKEHEEQKKVETEHSKVNSSQELKGNGRDKTKEHEEQQNVETEHSKVSSSQELKGNERDKTKEQKETEHSQVNSCQELKYNGSGKTKEQDERRVQHDHINKPEVPPPIAESGIKEEEERQMVQHGQLNRPEVAPHIAESGTKQQEERQGVQNEQVNKPELPPPIAESGIKEKEECQTVQHDQINRPELPPPITEPVGLVPSEMASPIAEPLGPVPSESPEKTNAETAPEENEPAVIPANEPLVTPGTTVEGDIHMSGNQNPYWSERYIRLQTYLENCDRSPQEGYMQMLRSLSAAGRSLHAIELEKRAIHLLVGEGKELQRMKSLNVLGKSPPNGSSKQAPLQR